In a genomic window of Campylobacter concisus:
- the alaS gene encoding alanine--tRNA ligase, with the protein MQNLDIRKAYLDFFKSKGHEVVASAPLVPNDATLLFTNAGMVPFKSIFTGEVPRPTPPIRTSCQTCIRAGGKHNDLDNVGYTARHHTFFEMLGNFSFGEYFKKEAIAYAWEFVTEVLKLPKDKLYVTVHESDDEAFEIWSTHIAKERIYRFGDHDNFWQMGDTGPCGPCSEIFYDQGAEHFNTPEDYMGGDGDRFLEIWNLVFMQYERSADGKLSPLPKPSIDTGMGLERVTAILQGKFSNYDSTLFMPLINEVAKLCGKPYVYESGASYRVISDHIRSVTFLLAQGTTFDKEGRGYVLRRILRRAIRHGYLLGIKEPFMYKLVDKVCELMGEHYTYLNEKKAAVKEQIKLEEERFLATIASGLELFESELKNTKEIFSGEAAFKLYDTFGFPLDLTADMLREKGLKVDEARFDELMSEQKARAKAAWKGSGDKSAKGDFKELLEKFGENKFIGYEELKSKSKILALLDEEFKNVDSLDAGKEGWVMFDITPFYAQGGGQCGDSGKIVGKANVLDTQKFHGLNLSLVKTSAALKVGDEVELEVGSDRAQIARHHSATHLLHAALINVLGTHIAQAGSSVEADKLRFDFSHPKALTSEEISKVENLVNEWILSGANAKTQVMELEEAKKSGAIALFNEKYADKVRVVSFGDVSKELCGGTHVKNIDEIGSFFIIKESGVSAGVRRIEAVCSRAALNLAKSFRAELDELKDELKSTEPLNAIKKLKNELRVLKDKLKNAKNSHELVYLDINKTKLCVTSVDGGDIKTLIDEFKNEHESAAILLIQADESGKISLAAGVKNAPLKAGAWVKFAAQILGGNGGGKDDFATAGGKDASMIEDAIKDSLEYARQALEK; encoded by the coding sequence ATGCAAAATTTAGATATAAGAAAGGCATATCTTGATTTTTTTAAATCAAAAGGTCACGAAGTAGTAGCTTCAGCACCACTCGTGCCAAACGATGCAACACTACTTTTCACAAACGCTGGAATGGTGCCATTTAAGAGCATTTTCACAGGCGAGGTGCCACGCCCAACACCACCTATTCGCACTAGCTGTCAGACCTGCATAAGAGCTGGCGGTAAGCACAACGATCTTGATAACGTCGGCTACACAGCGCGCCACCACACATTTTTTGAAATGCTAGGAAATTTTAGCTTTGGCGAATACTTCAAAAAAGAGGCGATCGCTTACGCTTGGGAATTTGTAACAGAAGTACTAAAACTACCAAAAGACAAACTTTATGTAACCGTTCATGAAAGCGACGATGAAGCATTTGAAATTTGGAGCACTCACATCGCAAAAGAGAGAATTTACCGCTTTGGCGATCACGATAACTTCTGGCAAATGGGAGATACTGGACCATGTGGTCCTTGTAGTGAAATTTTTTACGATCAAGGTGCTGAGCACTTTAACACACCTGAAGACTACATGGGTGGCGATGGAGATAGGTTTTTAGAGATCTGGAACCTTGTTTTCATGCAGTATGAAAGAAGCGCGGATGGCAAACTAAGCCCACTACCAAAACCAAGCATCGATACTGGCATGGGGCTTGAGCGCGTTACTGCTATCTTACAAGGTAAATTTAGCAACTACGACAGCACACTTTTTATGCCACTCATCAACGAAGTGGCAAAGCTTTGCGGCAAGCCATACGTCTATGAAAGTGGCGCTAGCTACCGCGTCATAAGCGATCACATCCGCTCGGTCACATTTTTGCTAGCTCAAGGTACGACATTTGACAAAGAAGGCCGTGGCTACGTGCTTCGCCGTATCTTACGCCGTGCGATCCGCCATGGATACTTGCTAGGCATAAAAGAGCCATTTATGTATAAGCTTGTCGATAAAGTTTGCGAGCTTATGGGCGAGCACTACACCTATTTAAATGAGAAAAAAGCGGCTGTAAAAGAGCAGATCAAGCTTGAAGAAGAGAGATTTTTGGCGACAATCGCGAGTGGCTTAGAACTATTTGAGAGCGAGCTTAAAAATACAAAAGAAATTTTTAGCGGAGAGGCTGCGTTTAAGCTTTATGACACATTTGGCTTTCCACTTGATCTAACAGCTGATATGCTTAGAGAAAAGGGCTTAAAAGTCGATGAGGCAAGGTTTGATGAGCTTATGAGCGAGCAAAAAGCACGTGCAAAAGCTGCTTGGAAAGGCAGTGGCGATAAGAGTGCAAAGGGCGATTTTAAAGAGCTACTTGAGAAATTTGGCGAGAATAAATTTATAGGCTACGAAGAGCTTAAAAGCAAAAGTAAAATTCTAGCCCTGCTTGATGAAGAATTTAAAAATGTAGATAGTTTAGACGCTGGCAAAGAGGGCTGGGTGATGTTTGACATCACTCCCTTTTACGCTCAAGGTGGCGGTCAGTGCGGTGATAGCGGTAAGATAGTAGGCAAAGCAAATGTGCTTGATACGCAAAAATTTCATGGACTAAATTTATCTTTAGTAAAAACTAGCGCGGCGCTAAAAGTTGGCGATGAAGTAGAGCTTGAAGTTGGCAGTGATAGAGCCCAGATCGCGCGTCACCACAGCGCCACACACTTGCTTCATGCAGCCCTTATAAACGTGCTTGGCACGCATATCGCTCAAGCTGGCTCAAGTGTAGAAGCGGATAAGTTAAGGTTTGACTTCTCTCATCCAAAGGCGCTTACTAGCGAAGAAATTTCAAAGGTCGAAAACCTTGTAAATGAGTGGATCTTAAGCGGTGCAAATGCAAAAACGCAGGTTATGGAGCTTGAAGAGGCTAAAAAAAGCGGAGCTATCGCGCTATTTAACGAAAAATATGCCGACAAAGTAAGAGTTGTGAGCTTTGGCGACGTCAGCAAAGAGCTTTGTGGTGGCACACATGTAAAAAATATAGATGAGATAGGATCATTTTTCATCATAAAAGAGAGTGGCGTAAGTGCTGGCGTTAGGCGTATCGAGGCTGTTTGCTCAAGAGCTGCGCTAAATTTAGCAAAGTCATTTAGAGCTGAGCTTGACGAGCTAAAAGATGAGTTAAAAAGCACCGAGCCATTAAATGCGATCAAAAAGCTAAAAAATGAACTAAGAGTTTTAAAAGATAAACTAAAAAATGCTAAAAATTCTCATGAGCTAGTCTATTTAGATATAAATAAAACCAAACTTTGCGTTACAAGCGTAGATGGTGGAGATATAAAAACTTTGATAGATGAGTTTAAAAACGAGCATGAAAGTGCTGCCATTTTGCTAATCCAAGCTGATGAGAGTGGCAAAATTTCTCTTGCAGCTGGAGTTAAAAATGCTCCACTAAAAGCTGGTGCTTGGGTAAAATTTGCAGCGCAAATCCTAGGTGGCAATGGCGGTGGCAAAGATGACTTTGCAACAGCCGGTGGCAAAGATGCATCAATGATAGAAGATGCGATAAAAGACTCACTTGAGTACGCAAGGCAAGCCTTAGAAAAATGA
- the maf gene encoding septum formation inhibitor Maf → MITLASSSPTRANLLKEAGINFTQISFQFDESKIEKNVKPEIYVQNVVKAKKEQFLKENIGLKNLLFADSCVACGDKILGKAKDEKEAIAMLNLQSGNECSVYTAMIFLGEFELINVSKTTYKFAKFSEQDLKSYLESGEWRGKAGAMTIENFNKKYIISQHGETSTAMGLNLKILKAFL, encoded by the coding sequence ATGATAACACTTGCTTCAAGCTCGCCAACAAGGGCAAATTTATTAAAAGAAGCTGGTATAAATTTCACTCAAATTTCTTTCCAGTTTGACGAGAGCAAGATAGAAAAAAATGTAAAGCCTGAAATTTATGTCCAAAACGTCGTAAAAGCTAAAAAAGAGCAATTTTTAAAAGAAAATATAGGTCTTAAAAATTTACTCTTTGCAGATAGCTGTGTGGCGTGTGGGGATAAAATTTTAGGTAAAGCAAAGGACGAAAAAGAAGCGATTGCCATGCTAAATTTACAAAGTGGCAACGAATGCAGCGTCTATACGGCGATGATATTTTTAGGCGAATTTGAGCTTATAAACGTGAGCAAGACCACATATAAATTTGCTAAATTTAGCGAGCAAGATTTAAAAAGCTACCTAGAAAGTGGCGAGTGGCGAGGTAAGGCTGGAGCCATGACGATAGAAAATTTTAATAAAAAATACATCATCTCCCAGCACGGCGAAACTAGCACGGCCATGGGACTAAATTTAAAAATATTAAAGGCATTTTTATGA
- a CDS encoding transglycosylase domain-containing protein, translated as MKYILAFIFIVAISLGGAFLYFYSQVRFDAYAIIDYKPKLTTQIFDRNNELIANIFEENRIYVKYNDIPPRVIEALVAIEDTSYFEHGGINVEAMARAAIKDIKARKLVEGASTLTQQLIKNLALSREKKFTRKIKEIVLAMKLESELSKEDIIERYLNHVYFGHGYYGIKTAAEGYFRKELNELSIKEVAMLVGLPKAPSTYDPTKHLDLSLSRANRVLERMYSIGWINEDEYRKGVLEEPAVFDDTLTRNKAPYVVDEIIKEASKKFDDIKTGGYKIQSTVDLNVQKIAQEALVYGYNEILKRDKKANAEILNGAIVVTHPQSGQILALIGGIDYAKSSYNRATQSKRQPGSSFKPFIYQIALDSGYSVVSQVADIARTFDMGNGKEWTPKNYSGGFQGYITIKSAITQSRNLATINLLNDLGLSSVRKQLTDMGFNDIPENLSIALGSFGISPLDFAKFYSMFPNDGEVVEPTLIKHIENSFGASMDYEPQRKQVLKPEQAFLMTTLLQNVVNNGTGRNAKVNGIQIAGKTGTTNNNIDAWFCGYSPDIEAIIWYGNDDNSPMKKIEGGGRTAAPVFKKFMEGYIKLYPTLRRAFEQPDGVYKGYYGGSDEYYTNDSPLPQNTPANDIIQDQENDGLLF; from the coding sequence ATGAAATATATCTTGGCATTTATCTTTATAGTTGCCATTTCACTTGGCGGAGCATTTTTATATTTTTACTCACAAGTTAGATTTGATGCTTACGCTATTATTGATTATAAACCAAAGCTTACAACGCAAATTTTTGATAGAAACAACGAACTCATCGCAAATATCTTTGAAGAAAATAGAATTTACGTAAAATATAACGACATCCCACCACGTGTCATCGAAGCACTCGTAGCTATCGAAGATACGAGCTACTTTGAGCATGGCGGCATAAACGTAGAAGCTATGGCAAGGGCTGCCATAAAAGATATTAAAGCTAGAAAGCTAGTAGAGGGAGCTTCAACACTAACACAACAACTCATTAAAAATTTGGCTCTAAGCCGTGAGAAGAAATTTACAAGAAAGATAAAAGAGATCGTGCTTGCCATGAAGCTTGAAAGCGAGCTTAGCAAAGAAGATATCATCGAAAGATACCTAAATCACGTCTATTTTGGACATGGCTACTACGGCATAAAAACAGCAGCTGAGGGATATTTTAGAAAAGAGCTAAATGAGCTAAGCATAAAAGAAGTTGCCATGCTAGTTGGCTTGCCAAAAGCTCCAAGTACCTATGATCCTACAAAGCACCTTGACTTGTCGCTTAGCCGTGCAAATAGAGTGCTTGAGAGAATGTATAGCATTGGCTGGATAAATGAGGACGAGTACCGCAAGGGTGTGCTTGAAGAGCCAGCAGTCTTTGACGATACACTCACAAGAAATAAAGCCCCTTACGTAGTCGATGAGATAATAAAAGAGGCCTCAAAGAAATTTGACGATATAAAAACTGGTGGTTATAAGATACAAAGCACAGTTGATCTAAATGTTCAAAAGATCGCTCAAGAAGCTCTAGTTTATGGCTACAATGAAATTTTAAAGCGCGATAAAAAAGCAAATGCAGAAATCCTAAATGGAGCTATAGTAGTCACTCATCCACAAAGTGGTCAAATTTTGGCACTAATTGGTGGTATTGACTATGCAAAAAGCAGCTATAACCGCGCCACTCAAAGCAAGCGCCAGCCAGGATCTAGCTTTAAGCCGTTTATCTATCAAATAGCACTTGATAGCGGTTACTCAGTCGTTTCTCAAGTGGCTGATATCGCTAGGACATTTGACATGGGAAATGGCAAAGAGTGGACGCCAAAGAATTATAGTGGTGGCTTTCAAGGATATATCACTATAAAATCAGCCATAACCCAGTCACGTAACCTCGCAACCATAAATTTGCTAAACGATCTTGGTCTTAGCTCGGTTCGTAAACAGCTTACGGATATGGGCTTTAACGATATCCCAGAAAATTTATCTATCGCACTTGGAAGTTTTGGGATTTCGCCACTTGACTTTGCGAAATTTTACTCGATGTTTCCAAACGATGGCGAAGTGGTCGAGCCTACGCTCATTAAACACATAGAAAACAGCTTTGGTGCGTCGATGGACTATGAGCCACAAAGAAAGCAAGTGCTAAAACCAGAACAAGCATTTTTGATGACGACACTTCTTCAAAATGTCGTAAATAACGGCACTGGACGCAATGCAAAAGTAAATGGCATCCAGATCGCTGGCAAAACCGGCACGACAAATAACAACATTGATGCTTGGTTTTGCGGCTACTCGCCTGATATCGAAGCGATAATATGGTACGGAAATGATGACAACAGCCCTATGAAAAAGATTGAGGGTGGTGGTAGAACAGCCGCACCTGTGTTTAAGAAATTTATGGAAGGCTACATTAAGCTTTATCCTACTTTAAGACGCGCATTTGAGCAGCCAGATGGTGTTTATAAAGGCTATTATGGAGGTAGCGACGAATACTACACAAACGACTCGCCACTACCTCAAAATACGCCTGCAAATGACATCATACAAGATCAAGAAAACGATGGATTATTATTTTAG
- a CDS encoding ComEA family DNA-binding protein — protein MKIKILLCLVVASIAYGANLNTASKNELMELGLSKGQALNIIKYRKAHKFKSIDELEKVQGIGFNDMQKVKEKLSIKENAKVKKSEAKNSKGKKK, from the coding sequence ATGAAGATTAAAATTTTACTTTGCTTGGTAGTTGCAAGCATTGCATATGGCGCTAATCTAAATACAGCCAGCAAAAACGAGTTAATGGAGCTTGGGCTAAGTAAAGGCCAAGCGTTAAACATTATAAAATACAGAAAAGCCCATAAATTTAAAAGCATCGATGAGCTTGAAAAAGTCCAAGGTATTGGTTTTAACGATATGCAAAAAGTTAAAGAAAAACTTAGCATAAAAGAGAATGCGAAAGTCAAAAAATCTGAAGCAAAAAACTCCAAAGGCAAGAAAAAATAA
- a CDS encoding phosphoethanolamine transferase translates to MLPYYPIYSAIKLVKSITQKPLPFTYVADDAALADDKKKILVLIVGETQRSRNYSLNGYPKNDTNKFTKQKDVVSFTNFYSCGTATETSVPCLFSDLKRKNFSNREAKARENLVDIINKLGIKTYFFGNNSGGCKGVCDNLDQNHTSDHRAEGFDEVIFDEAKKVIEDANSTTFIVLHLQGSHGPIYYKGYPSKFKEFTPTCDTAELNKCTPDEIANTYDNTILYEDYLQSELINALEARKDKFEVTMFFFSDHGESLGENGIYLHGLPYSIAPDEQKHIPAIIFSSDSELLKRLKTRKDESLSHDFIFSSVLGYFGVKTKAYEPEFDIFR, encoded by the coding sequence TTGCTCCCATACTATCCCATCTACTCAGCTATAAAGCTAGTAAAATCGATTACACAAAAACCACTACCTTTTACTTATGTAGCAGATGATGCGGCACTAGCTGATGATAAAAAGAAAATTTTAGTTTTGATAGTTGGCGAGACGCAAAGAAGTAGAAACTACTCACTAAATGGCTACCCCAAAAATGATACGAATAAATTTACAAAGCAAAAAGATGTGGTAAGTTTTACAAATTTCTACTCATGTGGAACAGCCACAGAGACTAGTGTGCCTTGCTTATTTTCAGACTTAAAGCGAAAAAATTTTAGCAACCGTGAAGCAAAAGCTCGTGAAAATTTAGTTGATATCATCAATAAACTTGGTATAAAAACATACTTTTTTGGCAACAATAGCGGCGGTTGCAAGGGCGTTTGTGACAATCTTGATCAAAATCATACTTCAGATCATAGAGCAGAAGGCTTTGATGAAGTGATATTTGATGAGGCCAAAAAGGTCATCGAAGATGCAAATTCCACCACCTTTATCGTGCTACATCTGCAAGGCTCGCATGGCCCTATCTACTACAAAGGCTACCCAAGCAAATTTAAAGAATTTACCCCAACTTGCGATACTGCCGAGCTAAATAAATGCACGCCAGATGAGATAGCAAATACCTACGACAACACCATTTTATATGAGGACTATCTACAAAGCGAGCTAATAAACGCCCTTGAAGCAAGAAAAGATAAATTTGAGGTTACCATGTTCTTTTTCTCAGATCACGGAGAGAGCCTAGGTGAAAACGGTATATATTTACATGGTCTACCTTACTCCATCGCTCCAGATGAACAAAAACACATCCCAGCCATCATCTTTTCAAGCGATAGCGAACTTTTAAAAAGGCTAAAAACTAGAAAAGATGAGAGCCTTTCGCATGATTTTATCTTTAGCTCTGTTCTTGGATATTTTGGGGTAAAAACTAAGGCTTACGAGCCAGAATTCGATATTTTTAGGTAG